A part of Acidobacteriota bacterium genomic DNA contains:
- a CDS encoding cytochrome c, which yields MPGCGAKQPKPPPGLDEQQLAGWQVYVELDCATCHGENREGKRAGPPLTGLADHWSADRLVSYLTDPDEMVRKDPRLAYKAEQYAIGMPKVSGKSPGYGDKVSAERLAVLAEYLMVDIQSPDD from the coding sequence CCGGGGCTCGACGAACAGCAGTTGGCGGGCTGGCAGGTCTACGTCGAACTTGACTGTGCAACCTGTCATGGCGAGAACCGCGAGGGCAAGCGTGCGGGGCCGCCTCTCACCGGCCTCGCGGACCACTGGTCCGCCGACCGGCTGGTGAGCTACCTGACCGATCCTGATGAGATGGTCAGGAAGGATCCGCGCCTGGCTTACAAGGCTGAACAGTACGCCATCGGAATGCCGAAGGTCTCGGGAAAGTCGCCCGGGTATGGCGACAAGGTGTCCGCCGAAAGGCTCGCGGTGCTCGCCGAGTACCTGATGGTGGACATCCAGTCACCAGACGACTGA